TCAGGTGCGCGCGTTCGAGCGCGACGGCTGCCTCTGGCCCGTGCGCGCGATGAGCGCCGAGCGCGCTCGCCACTACCGCGAGCGGTTCGAGGCGCTCGAGGCGCGCGTGCGCGACATCAAGAAGATGAAGACCAAGTCCCATCTCCTCTGCCCCTGGGTGCTCGAGATCGCCGAGGACCCGCACGTCCTCGACGTGTTCGAGGACCTGATCGGGCCCGACCTCCGCTGCTGGAGCATGGCGTGGCGCGTGAAGAAGGCCGACGGCCAGACCTTCGCCGGCTGGCATCAGGACTCCCACTACGGCTCGGCGGTGCCGGTGGTGCTCGGCGCCCTCGCGCTCTCGGAGTGCGGCAGCGAGCAGGGATGTCTGCGCGGCGTCCCGGGCTCTCACACGTGGGGTGTGCTGCGTCACGAGGAGAGCGACGACCCGCGGAGCATCCTCGCCCGCGGCCAGTACATCGTGGACGCGTTCGACGAGTCGAAGGCGGTGGACTTCGCGCTCCGGCCCGGCGAGATGGCGATGTTCCACAACTCCCTCGTCCACGGCTCCGCGACGAACCACGGCCCCGACCGCCGCTTCCTCCTGCTGGTCGAGATGCTGCCGACCTGGGCGAAGCCCGCGCGGGTCCGCCAGTCCGCCATGCTCCTGCGCGGCCGGGACACCTACGGCAACTTCGACGACGAGCCGCGGCCGGACGGCGAGTTCACGCCGACGGCGCTCGCCAACTGGCAGCGCGTCGTGGACGCGCGCGCGAAGTTGATCTTCGAAGACAGCCGCTATAGCCCGAGCGAGGCGTACGGGGGAAAGCGCCCGGCGACGT
Above is a window of Candidatus Methylomirabilota bacterium DNA encoding:
- a CDS encoding phytanoyl-CoA dioxygenase family protein — its product is MPKVLTDAQVRAFERDGCLWPVRAMSAERARHYRERFEALEARVRDIKKMKTKSHLLCPWVLEIAEDPHVLDVFEDLIGPDLRCWSMAWRVKKADGQTFAGWHQDSHYGSAVPVVLGALALSECGSEQGCLRGVPGSHTWGVLRHEESDDPRSILARGQYIVDAFDESKAVDFALRPGEMAMFHNSLVHGSATNHGPDRRFLLLVEMLPTWAKPARVRQSAMLLRGRDTYGNFDDEPRPDGEFTPTALANWQRVVDARAKLIFEDSRYSPSEAYGGKRPAT